In the genome of Juglans microcarpa x Juglans regia isolate MS1-56 chromosome 6S, Jm3101_v1.0, whole genome shotgun sequence, the window gagattaaaaaatgtttgtatttgaatgatgtttaaatATTGTGATGAGATAGATGAGTTGAGGTCATCTATGAAACCAAACGAGtattaagggcttgtttggaaaaagtttccatcttaaaattctcatatcatttcatctcattcttaaatattactcaaacataaatacgttcaaactaattattataacttttccaaactttcaaacaaaaaataaaaaataattcaacatttttaaattttaaaaaaaattataatattaaaaagttatattctaacaatattttaattttataatatcttttattcaattttttttctctacttttctaaaatcttatataacagctcaaactatcttattactattcacaaactatctttcTATTGTTTATAAAATGAGCAGTGCTACTCTGTCGTCCGAGTAGCACCGCTCGATGTTACTGCTAGTtgcaaaagtaattttttttttctattcacatttttttaatgtatttaaatatttttaaaaaataaaaaaatatatcaatacatttaaaatcactttcttcatcattcggtaaaaaaaaaaaaaacgaagcgGTCAAACCGAGCAGTATATtttgggcggcatagtagcctttttcttataaaattatcatctcacaTGTGACTCCCCAAACTTATCCTAAAGTTTTCCTTTTCATGCATACGAGGATGAAATTTACACGCCCAATCTTCATTTATAACTCAGTGAAAACATTTGGGAAAAAGTTGAGCACCATGTTGCATCGAATTCCGGCCATTCAATTCAGCAAGAGAGAGGAAGTGAATATTTTCAGGCTAGAAAGGCAATGACTGAAATAGAAGCGAACAAAATCCTAAACATTCGATGCATTTTCCTTTCATGGAATCTAACCACCCCATTTTTATTAGAGGTGTTATGTCTTGGTGCCTAAGTTATTGGTTTGACTTTAATGCAAAGCATCCACGCGTTGTTGGTTGCCCAAAAAAAGGCATGCACTCGACGCGTGGATTACGCATTTCTGAACAAGACACAGAGACGCTACCGTTTCCTATAAATCAAAATTTCTATCATCTTCCCCtatttcattctctctctctctctctctctctctaatcaaATCAGAAAGCAATCGGTAAGCATTTTGTCTCTCCATCTTTGTTAGTTAAAATGTGATTTTGCTTTTGATAATTGGCAATGTATTTCTGACTTTCACGtagatttttgtgtttgttgtttGCTGCATATGGGTGGTGAACGAATCTAAGGGTTCTCTTTCTtgggttatttttttcttcctaggATACCCATAAACCACTATCATCACATGCATTGAAAGAGAGTCCGGATTTTGGGTTTGCAAAGTATCATTTACATTATAAGCCAATTCATTTGGGGACCTGAAGAACCACCATTTTTCCTGTTCAAAGATCATCCCTTTGTCACTGTGTTTTCAAATCGAGAATCCGGATTTGTTTATCGATGTAGGAGAAGAGcatctttctttctcattttttttttcccatttggACAGAATGTCCcattttcatacaaaattttGCCTGCTTGaataattttctctctcttgacAAAAGAAATTGTTGTTATGCTCATCTAATtagcatataatttttgtaGTTGTATACCCGCCATTATATAGCTCTAGGGGTTATCAGACCGggagatttttttcttaaattattcaAGGTGAACTTGCGAAAAACTCATTGGCGAGAGTCTATGCCCCAGAATTAATCAGGATGCTATTCTGGACACTCGAatgtcaataaaataaaataaaacattggcAAGTGAAATTGATGAGTAGATTCCTAACTCGATTTGACTTGAGAACATATAATCTCTGTCTTCTTTGATAAAGAAgttttaggttttgtttggattaaaaaattattttaactcatctcatataattattataattttttcaaactttcaagtccggtttggatacaaaagtccTTCAAATTCATCCTAAtccatctcatttaatcattataattttcttaaattcttatacaaaatataataaacaattcaattttttcaaatctcaaaataataataatattaaaaaataatattataataatattttatttaactttcatttaaactcatctcatctcaactcactatccggTTACTATGCATTGCTATTTGATATTCAGGTTTGTCGTGTGCgtatttgtttcaatttttttccctttgaatGATTGGTGTATTTTTCTCGTTGATGTTGCATCTTCAGTTACTTTGCTGACAAACATGGGTGGTGGAGAGGATAAGCATGGTGAATCTGACAAAGGGTTATTCTCACACCATGGCCATCATGGTGGCCATGGATATCCTCCAGGACAGTACCACCCTCCTCCCGGGGCATATCCTCCCGGGGCATATCCTCCACAACAAGGTTATCCGCCTCATGGTTACCCACCTCAAGGCTACCCACCAGCAGGATATCCTCCTGGTGCTTACCCACCATCTGGGTATCCTGGTCCATCTGCTCCACATCATTCAGGTAAATACCCAAATTTCATCCTTAATATTTGATAATGTAAGGAGCACATTCAAGTGGTTGGATCCGTTTGCTGTTTTGTTTAGGACATGGAGGCATTGGGCCACTCATAGCTGGGGGTGCAGCTGCTGCAGCTGCATATGGTGCTCACCATCTCAGCCATGGCTCTCACTATCCTCATGGCCCCCACTATCCTCATGGTCCCCACATGCATCATGGGAAGTTTAAGCACCATGGAAAGTTCAAGCACGGCAAGTTTGGAAAGCATGGGAAACACGGCAAGTTTGGCAAGCATGGGATGTTCGGGGGAAAGTTCAAGAAATGGAAATGATCTTTTCTATATTTCCTTACATTATCATGTGGACTCTCTAAGATAAATGCTGATCCTGCGAGAATATTACATTACTACCTTCACAAACtataaaatgcaaaaaaattcttataattttgagGGCCGGccagttttttaatatttctacaACAGAATATTAAAGAGGAGATAGCCAAAGAGTAAAGCAATAActataataaaagataaatgcATTAGTATagataattatacattatattgtaaaattatttttattaaaaaatagatataacgtatcatataaaataaaatatatttattttgtaagatTTCTTAATTGTAGTATTTCACAAacgattttataaatttatcgcACTTTCTTGTTTTTGCCATGATTaacttttttcactttttttttttttttaacatatgtTATTGGCATAACCATTAGTAGGTGTGAGTTAGGGATGCTGCTCACCCTCCCGGGGCTGGCCGCGCGTTTCCCACACCCCGTCCACCACTCACCCATGACGTAGACTAGCgttaaaaaaaatcgaaaaaatgGTGAATCAATTAAGTCCGATACCGGTTCTAATTTCgtaaaatcaattcaaattcGATTCGGTTtcgattttacttttttataataccGGATTGgaccaatttatatatatacatataatttttttatattatattatatatattatatgctaatttGCTAGTTAACATaacatcaaatttaaaaatcttattatccatatctaataatctaataatataaaattaattttataaatcttaatataagttataacattagatataaaatataaattttaatcttaaacatgaatattaatattaagttattaatataaacctactttttatatatatatatatatatatttcaaggataaatacattttatggcataatgaattatactatatattttttcgaGAAGTACTATGGAAACaaatgaattatacaaaaaaaaaccCATGAGCTAatgtgatttcatataatatgttagatctatttcataataaaagtaattttataatcttacataccacatcaaaccatttcagtttgtgagtttatttttgtgtaatcattttgtggctaaagtatttctttattatttttttttataaatacatttctacacattcgatcatatatactcatataaaagaCGTATAGTCTAacttatataaactatagttaaatttaatattatactagCATCTTTATCTACTCAAGAAAACTTTGTAAGgttttcattattaaaattagaCCGGTAAAACGAGTAGTTCTAATTTCGGTGATAAATTAGTCCGATATTGATTATTCAATTCTCAAAATCGATGTATACCAGTTTAgttctaaaatatattcaaaaccGGACTGATTACAAATTACATTCTTAGCATAGACAACTggtaaatgcaaaaaaaaaaaaaaaaaaaaaaaaatctaaaacaattgaaaatccacaacaaaatacaaatccacaataaaattcacaaaaaaatataaatacaaaataaaatacacaacaaatcggaaaaatttaagataaacg includes:
- the LOC121237003 gene encoding glycine-rich protein A3-like — protein: MGGGEDKHGESDKGLFSHHGHHGGHGYPPGQYHPPPGAYPPGAYPPQQGYPPHGYPPQGYPPAGYPPGAYPPSGYPGPSAPHHSGHGGIGPLIAGGAAAAAAYGAHHLSHGSHYPHGPHYPHGPHMHHGKFKHHGKFKHGKFGKHGKHGKFGKHGMFGGKFKKWK